A stretch of the Planktothricoides raciborskii GIHE-MW2 genome encodes the following:
- the pdhA gene encoding pyruvate dehydrogenase (acetyl-transferring) E1 component subunit alpha, whose product MFQERTAPVYQASATEVTKEEGLMLYEDMVLGRLFEDKCAEMYYRGKMFGFVHLYNGQEAVSTGVIRAMRRDEDYVSSTYRDHVHALSAGVPAREVMAELFGKATGCSKGRGGSMHLFSAEHRLLGGYAFVAEGIPVAMGAAFRSKYCRETMSDENADQVTACFFGDGAANNGQFFECLNMSVLWKLPILYVVENNKWAIGMSHERATSVPEIYKKASAFGMHGVEVDGMDVLAVRAAAKEAIARARAGEGPTLIEALTYRFRGHSLADPDEMRSKEEKEFWHARDPIKRLADHLITYGLASEEELKAIDQRIQGVIDDSLEFATTSPEPDASELYRFIFAEDV is encoded by the coding sequence ATGTTTCAGGAGCGAACTGCACCAGTTTATCAGGCCAGCGCAACAGAAGTCACTAAAGAAGAAGGATTGATGTTGTATGAAGATATGGTCTTGGGGCGGTTGTTTGAGGATAAATGCGCCGAAATGTATTATCGGGGCAAGATGTTTGGCTTTGTTCACCTCTACAATGGCCAAGAAGCCGTGTCTACTGGGGTTATTCGGGCGATGCGGCGAGATGAAGATTATGTGTCGAGTACCTATCGCGATCACGTTCATGCTTTGAGTGCGGGTGTTCCAGCCCGGGAAGTGATGGCGGAGTTGTTTGGCAAGGCGACGGGTTGCTCTAAAGGTCGTGGGGGTTCGATGCACTTGTTTTCCGCAGAACACCGGCTTCTGGGGGGTTATGCGTTTGTGGCGGAAGGTATTCCCGTGGCAATGGGGGCGGCTTTTCGCAGCAAATATTGCCGAGAAACTATGAGTGATGAGAATGCGGATCAAGTGACCGCTTGCTTTTTTGGCGATGGGGCTGCCAATAATGGCCAGTTTTTTGAATGTTTGAATATGTCGGTGTTGTGGAAACTGCCGATTCTTTATGTGGTGGAAAATAATAAGTGGGCGATCGGGATGTCCCACGAACGCGCTACCTCTGTGCCAGAAATTTATAAGAAAGCCAGCGCTTTTGGGATGCATGGTGTTGAGGTGGATGGGATGGATGTGCTGGCAGTGCGGGCTGCGGCTAAGGAGGCGATCGCCCGTGCTCGTGCCGGAGAAGGTCCAACCCTGATTGAAGCCCTGACTTATCGTTTCCGAGGTCACTCTTTGGCTGACCCCGATGAAATGCGGTCGAAAGAAGAAAAAGAATTTTGGCACGCCCGCGATCCAATTAAGCGATTGGCAGACCATCTGATTACTTATGGTTTGGCTTCTGAGGAAGAGTTGAAGGCGATCGATCAAAGAATTCAAGGGGTGATCGATGATTCCCTGGAATTTGCCACCACCAGTCCCGAACCAGATGCCAGTGAACTGTATCGCTTTATTTTTGCGGAAGATGTATAG
- a CDS encoding VWA domain-containing protein: protein MFDLQLDWDLPAKISSQNTNHVLRVRMTPIADAPKMPLHLAIALDTSSSMHGEKLERAKAACEMVIRQLRDSDPQNPPLPPLSKGGLRGLSDRLSLASFATNVSPLINATSGNTSQTREAIAQLRANGVTRTDLALKWLQQALPPEPGVARVAILITDGHPTNNQGQILENTDSLIDMARQCANSGINLCTVGLGNAAHFNTDFLVTLSDRGRGAFIYADTPSSLEPQLQERLSSYQAIAFDAVQLILTPLAGSEVESFCRYRPEYLPLEETAPNELILTALSSTEPTDVLILVNVPPLGFNDPSTSKPVLNVQLQGPNMNPVRATAAIEYTTSYRKAQTVNQEVDRDRLGWEINLNSTELPSSHDPNRTGELLTNIQVAAYKSGRTDIMQQAAQQLQELQNSGKLNPDRMTSLLRDTRKTGEIL, encoded by the coding sequence ATGTTTGACCTTCAACTTGACTGGGATCTTCCCGCTAAGATTAGTTCTCAGAATACCAATCACGTTCTGCGGGTGCGGATGACCCCGATCGCAGATGCGCCGAAAATGCCCTTGCACCTAGCGATCGCCCTCGATACCAGTTCCTCCATGCACGGGGAAAAACTGGAACGGGCTAAAGCGGCTTGTGAAATGGTGATTCGTCAACTCAGAGACAGCGATCCGCAGAACCCCCCCTTGCCCCCCCTTAGTAAGGGGGGGTTAAGGGGGTTGAGCGATCGCCTCTCCCTGGCTAGTTTTGCCACCAATGTTTCTCCTTTAATTAACGCCACTTCGGGGAATACCTCTCAGACACGAGAAGCGATCGCCCAACTTCGCGCTAACGGTGTCACCCGTACCGACCTTGCCCTAAAATGGTTGCAACAAGCCCTACCTCCAGAACCCGGAGTTGCCAGAGTTGCCATCCTAATTACCGACGGGCATCCCACCAACAATCAAGGACAGATTCTCGAAAATACCGACTCTCTGATTGATATGGCTAGACAATGCGCCAATTCGGGGATTAATCTTTGTACCGTGGGCTTGGGCAATGCCGCACATTTCAATACGGACTTTCTGGTGACATTAAGCGATCGCGGTCGTGGGGCATTTATTTACGCTGATACTCCCAGCAGCTTAGAACCACAATTACAAGAACGGTTATCCAGCTACCAGGCGATCGCCTTCGACGCAGTGCAACTAATTCTCACTCCTCTCGCTGGGTCTGAGGTGGAAAGCTTCTGTCGCTATCGTCCCGAATACCTGCCTTTAGAAGAAACTGCCCCCAACGAACTCATCCTCACCGCCCTTTCCTCCACCGAACCCACCGACGTTCTGATTCTAGTCAACGTCCCTCCTCTGGGTTTTAATGACCCTAGCACCTCTAAACCCGTGCTCAATGTTCAACTACAAGGGCCAAACATGAATCCCGTCCGCGCTACTGCGGCGATCGAATATACCACTTCCTATAGAAAAGCTCAGACCGTGAATCAAGAAGTCGATCGCGATCGCCTCGGATGGGAAATTAACCTCAACAGCACCGAACTGCCCAGCAGCCACGACCCCAACCGCACCGGGGAACTGCTCACCAACATTCAAGTTGCCGCTTACAAATCCGGTCGCACGGACATAATGCAGCAAGCCGCACAACAGCTTCAAGAATTACAAAATTCAGGAAAACTGAACCCCGATCGCATGACTTCACTGCTACGGGATACCCGCAAAACTGGAGAAATCCTATGA
- a CDS encoding FHA domain-containing protein, protein MMDGFGLDPIPRRQRLLPETTYLVVLNGPQKNRLFPLTQMRSLVGRNDPPHCQVEIDLNDCELGNPPMVSRRHALLQWQDGSLQIRDLGSRNGTFINEKKLDVPPNQKFSEPVALEIGSRIRLGNIQLEVINRE, encoded by the coding sequence ATGATGGACGGATTTGGACTCGACCCCATTCCCAGACGGCAACGACTCCTTCCCGAAACCACTTACTTAGTGGTACTCAACGGGCCGCAAAAAAATCGGCTTTTTCCCCTAACGCAAATGCGATCGCTGGTCGGACGGAACGACCCGCCCCACTGCCAGGTAGAGATCGATCTCAATGACTGCGAACTAGGCAACCCACCAATGGTTTCGCGTCGTCATGCCCTATTGCAATGGCAAGACGGAAGCCTACAAATTCGCGATTTAGGTAGTCGCAACGGAACATTTATCAACGAGAAAAAATTAGATGTTCCGCCCAATCAAAAATTTTCCGAACCTGTTGCCCTAGAAATTGGCAGTCGCATTCGCTTAGGCAACATTCAACTTGAGGTAATTAACCGTGAATAA
- a CDS encoding protein phosphatase 2C domain-containing protein has protein sequence MNKPINNSENNSINIPENNSINSLELAPIQVSQLNWATLCSVSHIGKVRTENQDAFLLEPWPDKSAILAVVADGMGGGRGGKRAAELAIETFRELLGEPLAKPSNNSNTLLEQSNENLSETSASLSDILYHKLIEKFYQADEKIRLEGSQSFQLIGMGTTVVAAIITPEECVHLYAGDSRLYHFREPQHLYKTADHSIVRILLEVGKITPEQVENHPMRSLLSSCLGGKEGTGQFSIDPKFGQQPSPFLPLQPNDIILLSSDGLHGHISDSEMQHLITENISNPEQLITALRDRALDQGGKDNITALIIQLQPNSQLS, from the coding sequence GTGAATAAACCGATAAATAACTCTGAAAATAACTCTATAAATATCCCTGAAAATAACTCTATAAATTCCCTTGAATTAGCCCCAATTCAAGTTAGCCAACTTAACTGGGCTACTCTCTGTTCGGTTTCCCATATTGGAAAAGTGCGTACCGAAAACCAAGATGCTTTTTTACTGGAACCTTGGCCGGATAAATCAGCAATTTTGGCCGTAGTTGCTGATGGCATGGGGGGAGGTCGTGGCGGAAAACGAGCCGCTGAATTAGCCATTGAAACCTTTCGAGAACTGTTAGGCGAACCCTTGGCTAAACCTAGTAATAATAGTAATACTTTACTGGAACAATCAAACGAAAATTTGTCAGAAACCTCCGCAAGTCTATCAGACATATTATATCATAAATTAATCGAAAAATTTTACCAGGCTGACGAAAAAATTCGCTTAGAAGGCAGTCAAAGTTTCCAACTGATCGGCATGGGAACCACCGTAGTTGCTGCCATCATTACCCCTGAAGAATGCGTTCATCTTTATGCCGGAGATAGTAGACTTTATCACTTTAGAGAACCGCAGCACCTCTACAAAACCGCCGACCATTCCATCGTGCGGATTTTACTCGAAGTCGGTAAAATAACTCCCGAACAAGTGGAAAATCATCCTATGCGATCGCTCCTTAGTTCTTGTTTAGGTGGCAAAGAAGGCACCGGACAATTTTCAATCGACCCTAAATTTGGCCAACAACCATCACCGTTTTTGCCGCTACAACCAAACGATATTATTCTATTATCTAGCGATGGTTTACATGGGCATATTTCCGACTCAGAAATGCAACATTTAATCACTGAAAATATCAGCAATCCCGAACAGTTAATCACCGCCTTACGCGATCGGGCCTTAGACCAAGGAGGCAAAGACAACATTACCGCCTTAATCATTCAGCTTCAACCCAACTCTCAACTTTCTTAA
- a CDS encoding FHA domain-containing protein, translating to MADLIPYLIIQSPSGEEKKLELRDTHYTIGRLSDNDISLSEDPNSLITRIKHCILYREAGQWLLTDNSTNGTIVQWGENQENIHQKTIALKPESAILIHHWKITFFDPNATNKYKTKIVKSSAELAELSELPKKPLEISRFIYKISQATLYHQIGTERTAIPCRPQVNAMLRYMAQKNLDNQGEPIVCEYQALISAVWGNGPDAEGRTALEVNGLARDIRKLLEEYSNINDAEAALVTIRRMGYLLKIQSEW from the coding sequence ATGGCAGACTTAATTCCCTATCTGATCATTCAATCCCCCAGTGGCGAAGAAAAAAAACTCGAACTCCGTGACACCCACTACACCATTGGCCGACTTTCTGATAATGACATATCTTTATCCGAAGATCCAAATAGTCTCATTACCCGCATCAAGCACTGTATTTTATATCGAGAAGCGGGACAATGGTTATTAACTGATAATAGCACCAATGGCACCATCGTGCAATGGGGCGAAAACCAAGAAAACATTCACCAAAAAACCATCGCCCTGAAACCGGAATCAGCGATTTTAATTCACCATTGGAAAATCACATTTTTCGACCCCAATGCCACCAACAAATATAAAACTAAGATCGTAAAATCATCGGCAGAATTAGCAGAATTATCGGAATTACCGAAAAAGCCATTAGAAATCAGCAGATTTATTTACAAAATCTCTCAAGCTACCTTGTATCATCAAATTGGCACAGAACGCACTGCAATTCCCTGCCGTCCCCAAGTAAATGCCATGCTGCGATATATGGCACAAAAAAATTTAGATAATCAAGGAGAACCCATTGTTTGTGAATATCAAGCACTGATTTCTGCGGTTTGGGGCAACGGGCCAGACGCGGAAGGACGCACTGCTTTAGAAGTCAATGGATTAGCCCGCGATATTCGTAAATTATTAGAAGAATATAGTAATATAAATGATGCAGAAGCAGCATTAGTCACTATCCGACGTATGGGTTATTTATTAAAAATTCAATCTGAATGGTAA
- a CDS encoding bifunctional serine/threonine-protein kinase/formylglycine-generating enzyme family protein codes for MNQAELLYKMLVGQVIKDLYHLRKVLGAGGFGGVFLADEVVRDRLLRELAIKLIADNTNEQLEELIEATRLDHPNLIRSYAAGDCQLNGIDFLYLVMEKAEYSLEKRLEQGKLSVADTKKLAGDVAAGLVYLHGQNKVHRDLKPGNVLWLNNTWKLSDFGLVRSLGSQSYAQTANPSGTIAYTPPEAFGDRGKISTAWDVWSLGIMVVNAVSGQVPYSFDGKTQLLKQVMTGNLVLPNNIPSELESIVRGCLQEDRRQRWTAERVLEALKPPVIPACAGIHPPVIPAQAGIHPPVIPAQAGIHPPVISPVIPALEILKGREDWKTFSYAVVKLDPQGNISSRNQGSNQGYIELINGVEFPLLRIPSGSFLMGSPHTEAGRTKAESPQHRVSIAEFCLGQTQVTQAQWRVVANLPKIHRDLDPDPSDFKGDNRPVECVTWYDCIEFCARLSQKTGKNYRLPSEAEWEYACRAGTTTPFHFGETISAEVANYDGNHTYGRGQKGVRLGETIPVGSLNAANAWGLHDMHGNVWEWCLDDWHDSYTGAPTDGRPWLDTNDNDSQNIFNLIIFSSIFVKNKNDNDYHFENWQNLLKKFLEHKKNKLLRGGDWNLVPRYCRSAARYCSSPGGRGYLVGFRIAVSLPRT; via the coding sequence ATGAATCAAGCTGAACTGCTATACAAAATGCTCGTAGGACAGGTAATCAAAGACCTGTACCATTTAAGAAAAGTGCTCGGCGCTGGGGGCTTTGGGGGCGTTTTTCTGGCCGATGAAGTAGTCCGAGACCGGCTGCTGCGAGAATTGGCGATTAAATTGATTGCCGATAATACCAACGAGCAACTCGAGGAATTGATCGAAGCGACTCGTTTAGACCATCCTAATTTAATCCGCTCTTATGCAGCAGGAGATTGCCAGTTAAATGGGATTGACTTTCTTTATTTAGTGATGGAAAAAGCCGAATATTCCCTAGAGAAGCGCCTAGAACAGGGCAAGCTGTCCGTGGCCGATACGAAAAAATTGGCTGGGGATGTGGCGGCGGGGTTGGTTTACCTGCACGGTCAAAATAAAGTGCATCGGGATTTGAAGCCGGGAAATGTTCTCTGGCTGAACAATACCTGGAAATTGTCTGATTTTGGTTTAGTGCGGAGTTTGGGCAGTCAGAGTTATGCCCAAACTGCCAACCCTAGTGGCACCATTGCCTATACGCCCCCGGAAGCATTCGGCGATCGAGGTAAGATTTCTACGGCTTGGGATGTTTGGTCTCTGGGAATTATGGTGGTGAATGCGGTTAGCGGACAAGTTCCTTATAGTTTTGACGGAAAAACTCAGTTGCTCAAGCAGGTGATGACTGGTAATTTAGTTTTGCCAAATAATATTCCCTCAGAGTTAGAGTCAATTGTCCGGGGCTGTTTGCAAGAGGACAGACGGCAACGGTGGACGGCTGAACGGGTACTAGAGGCGCTGAAACCACCTGTCATTCCCGCCTGCGCGGGAATCCATCCTCCTGTCATTCCCGCGCAGGCGGGAATCCATCCTCCTGTCATTCCCGCGCAGGCGGGAATCCACCCACCTGTCATTTCTCCGGTTATTCCCGCGCTGGAAATCCTCAAAGGGCGGGAAGACTGGAAAACATTCTCTTACGCTGTAGTAAAACTCGACCCCCAAGGCAATATCAGCAGCCGCAACCAGGGCAGCAACCAAGGCTATATCGAACTTATCAACGGCGTGGAGTTTCCCTTGCTGAGAATTCCCTCTGGCAGCTTCCTGATGGGTTCCCCGCACACAGAAGCAGGACGAACGAAGGCTGAAAGTCCGCAACATCGAGTCAGTATCGCGGAATTTTGCCTGGGGCAAACTCAAGTTACCCAGGCTCAATGGCGGGTGGTGGCTAATTTGCCGAAAATTCACCGCGACCTCGACCCCGACCCGTCAGACTTCAAAGGGGACAACCGCCCCGTAGAGTGTGTTACTTGGTACGACTGTATCGAATTCTGTGCGCGGTTGAGTCAGAAAACAGGGAAAAACTACCGTCTGCCCAGCGAGGCAGAATGGGAATATGCCTGTCGTGCTGGCACCACTACCCCCTTTCATTTTGGGGAAACTATTTCGGCAGAAGTGGCTAACTACGACGGCAACCATACTTACGGCAGGGGTCAGAAAGGGGTTCGTCTGGGAGAGACCATTCCGGTGGGTAGCCTGAATGCGGCGAATGCTTGGGGTTTGCACGATATGCATGGGAATGTGTGGGAATGGTGTTTAGATGATTGGCATGACAGCTATACTGGCGCCCCGACTGACGGTCGCCCCTGGCTAGATACTAATGATAATGATTCTCAAAATATTTTTAACTTAATTATTTTTTCAAGCATTTTTGTTAAAAATAAGAATGATAATGATTATCATTTTGAGAATTGGCAAAATTTACTGAAAAAATTTCTGGAACATAAAAAAAATAAGCTGTTGCGCGGTGGGGACTGGAACCTCGTTCCGAGGTACTGCCGTTCGGCGGCTCGGTACTGCAGCAGTCCCGGCGGTCGGGGCTACCTCGTTGGGTTTCGTATTGCCGTCTCCCTGCCGAGAACTTAA
- a CDS encoding 4Fe-4S single cluster domain-containing protein: protein MTPQTTLRIFRREAPVGVLGPGQRAVIWVQGCAFACPGCIVPESWDHNGGEEITLGELADWVLGQPHIEGITLSGGEPTIQAGALTQLIDLIRQERDLGVMCYTGYRLEALQQQGTNSQRQLLQKIDLLVDGTYIQSQHDDLLWRGSRNQRLLCLTPRYRVTVAERLAAGDNSAGLTFVSGSNGEVYFTGVPGMPQFRQQFEAQMQKRGIIIRV from the coding sequence ATGACACCGCAAACCACCTTACGCATTTTTCGTCGAGAAGCCCCCGTGGGAGTATTGGGACCCGGACAACGAGCGGTTATCTGGGTTCAAGGCTGTGCTTTCGCTTGTCCCGGTTGTATCGTTCCCGAATCTTGGGATCATAACGGTGGCGAAGAAATTACCCTAGGGGAACTGGCTGACTGGGTATTGGGGCAACCGCACATCGAAGGCATTACCTTATCTGGGGGCGAACCGACGATCCAAGCAGGGGCTTTAACTCAGTTAATCGATCTGATTCGCCAGGAACGGGATTTAGGAGTAATGTGCTATACGGGATATCGACTGGAAGCACTTCAACAACAGGGAACCAACTCCCAAAGACAATTGTTGCAAAAAATTGATTTACTGGTAGATGGGACATATATTCAGTCCCAACACGATGACCTATTGTGGCGGGGTTCTCGGAATCAGCGTTTGCTCTGCTTGACCCCACGGTATCGAGTCACGGTGGCAGAACGTTTGGCGGCTGGGGATAACTCAGCGGGACTCACCTTTGTGTCTGGAAGCAATGGGGAGGTTTATTTTACTGGCGTGCCGGGGATGCCTCAATTTCGCCAACAGTTCGAGGCACAAATGCAAAAACGCGGAATTATCATTCGGGTTTAG
- a CDS encoding type II toxin-antitoxin system VapC family toxin has protein sequence MTVFFSLGLWCIYFCPPTYLRDHTRLSPAAMNALDTASTGGYLIYVSAISVVEVGYLVERYRLPEEAFGQLIQALSDAETELEIAPLNLITAQTLRQIPRHLVPDMPDRIIAATALSLNLPLVTRDAQIQSLTNIQTIW, from the coding sequence ATGACAGTTTTTTTCTCATTGGGTCTGTGGTGCATTTATTTCTGCCCACCTACTTATTTGCGCGATCATACTCGATTATCGCCAGCCGCTATGAATGCTTTAGATACTGCATCTACAGGAGGATATCTGATTTATGTATCAGCGATTTCTGTGGTAGAAGTAGGCTATCTAGTGGAAAGATATCGATTGCCAGAAGAGGCATTTGGGCAACTAATTCAGGCTTTATCCGATGCGGAGACTGAATTAGAAATAGCCCCTTTAAATTTAATAACAGCACAAACTTTGCGTCAGATTCCCCGCCATCTAGTGCCAGATATGCCTGATAGGATTATTGCCGCCACTGCGTTATCTTTGAATCTTCCCTTAGTCACTCGCGACGCGCAAATTCAATCCTTAACTAATATTCAGACAATTTGGTAA
- a CDS encoding DUF2281 domain-containing protein, producing MNLEQAVLDKLQTLPPDKQQEVLDFAEFLQQKIIPKKPRKSVKGMWNNLDINITEADIAQARKEMWGNFPREDF from the coding sequence ATGAATTTAGAGCAAGCCGTTTTAGATAAGTTGCAGACATTGCCCCCAGATAAGCAACAAGAAGTTTTAGATTTTGCTGAGTTTCTTCAACAAAAAATCATTCCTAAAAAACCTCGGAAAAGTGTTAAAGGAATGTGGAATAATTTAGATATCAATATTACGGAAGCAGATATCGCCCAAGCTAGAAAGGAAATGTGGGGAAATTTTCCCAGAGAGGATTTTTAA